In Pseudoduganella albidiflava, a single window of DNA contains:
- a CDS encoding potassium transporter Kup, with protein MLTDKKSSLATLTLAAVGIVYGDIGTSPLYTLKTIFDPDHGLALNEANLLGVVSLIFWGLTIVVSLKYVTLVLRADNRGEGGIMALMALALNSVSKRSGWHFPLLVLGVLGATMFYGDSVVTPAISVLSAIEGLEVATPALEHYVVPLTIVVLVSLYSVQRHGTAGIGRFFGPVMVLWFAALAIMGIVNIVERPDILRALNPLHAVHFMIDNGFVAFVGLGAVVLAFTGAEALYADMGHFGKRPIRMAWFAVAFPALSLNYFGQGALLLHAPEAISNPFFQQLGSWSVYPLVVLATMATVIASQATISGTFSMTKQAIALGLLPRMRIMHTSEHQIGQIYIPAVNWLQLIVVLIAVIGFGSSDALAGAYGIAVSATMLATTILTFFVIRYRWHLPLPLCIAATGFFLVIDVLLFSACTLKLFHGGWMPLLLGTALFTIMLTWRTGRQLVFQNLEKHAIPLEDFLSSLFVAPPARVPGTAVFLRGESDGVPHAMLHNLSHNKVLHERVVFLTVHILEEPYVAAAEQVRITDLGHQCFQVNVDYGFKDEPDIPAILDRCADYGLRFEMMETSFFIARQTVISAPQQGMAPWREHLFVAMSRNARAAADYYQIPPNRVIELGTQVEI; from the coding sequence ATTTTGACAGACAAAAAAAGCAGCCTCGCCACGCTGACGCTGGCGGCGGTAGGCATCGTCTACGGCGACATCGGTACCAGCCCTCTCTATACACTGAAAACCATCTTCGATCCCGACCATGGCCTGGCGCTGAACGAAGCCAACCTGCTGGGTGTCGTGTCACTGATCTTCTGGGGACTGACGATCGTCGTCTCGCTGAAGTACGTCACGCTGGTGCTGCGTGCCGACAACCGGGGCGAGGGCGGCATCATGGCCCTGATGGCGCTGGCGCTGAATTCGGTCAGCAAGCGCTCCGGCTGGCATTTTCCCCTGCTCGTGCTGGGCGTGCTGGGCGCCACCATGTTCTACGGCGACAGCGTAGTCACGCCGGCGATTTCCGTGCTGAGCGCGATCGAAGGCCTGGAAGTGGCCACGCCTGCGCTGGAGCACTATGTGGTGCCGCTGACCATCGTGGTGCTGGTGTCGCTGTATTCGGTGCAGCGCCACGGCACGGCCGGCATCGGCCGTTTCTTCGGGCCCGTGATGGTGCTGTGGTTCGCCGCGCTGGCGATCATGGGCATCGTCAACATCGTCGAACGGCCCGATATCCTGCGCGCCCTGAACCCGCTGCACGCGGTGCACTTCATGATCGACAACGGCTTCGTGGCGTTCGTCGGCCTGGGCGCCGTGGTGCTGGCGTTCACCGGCGCCGAAGCGCTGTACGCGGACATGGGCCACTTCGGCAAGCGGCCGATCCGCATGGCTTGGTTTGCCGTGGCGTTCCCCGCGCTGTCGCTGAACTATTTCGGCCAGGGCGCGCTGCTCCTGCACGCGCCGGAGGCGATCTCGAATCCGTTCTTCCAGCAGCTCGGCAGCTGGAGCGTCTACCCGCTGGTGGTGCTGGCCACGATGGCCACCGTGATCGCCTCGCAGGCGACGATTTCCGGCACGTTCTCGATGACCAAGCAGGCCATCGCCCTGGGCCTGCTGCCGCGCATGCGCATCATGCACACGTCCGAGCACCAGATCGGCCAGATCTACATCCCGGCCGTCAACTGGCTGCAGCTGATCGTCGTGCTGATCGCCGTGATCGGCTTCGGTTCCTCGGATGCCCTGGCCGGCGCCTACGGCATCGCCGTCTCGGCCACGATGCTGGCCACCACGATCCTGACGTTCTTCGTGATCCGCTACCGCTGGCACCTGCCGCTGCCGCTGTGCATCGCCGCCACCGGCTTCTTCCTGGTGATCGACGTGCTGCTGTTCTCGGCCTGCACGCTGAAGCTGTTCCATGGCGGCTGGATGCCGCTGCTGCTCGGTACCGCGCTGTTCACGATCATGCTCACATGGCGCACCGGCCGCCAGCTGGTGTTCCAGAACCTGGAAAAGCATGCGATCCCGCTGGAAGACTTTCTTTCCTCGCTGTTCGTGGCGCCGCCGGCGCGGGTGCCCGGCACCGCCGTGTTCCTGCGCGGCGAAAGCGATGGCGTGCCGCATGCGATGCTGCACAACCTGTCGCACAACAAGGTGCTGCACGAACGGGTGGTCTTCCTGACCGTGCACATCCTGGAAGAACCGTATGTGGCGGCGGCGGAACAGGTGCGCATCACCGACCTGGGACACCAGTGCTTCCAGGTCAACGTGGACTACGGCTTCAAGGACGAGCCGGACATTCCTGCCATCCTCGACCGGTGCGCCGACTACGGCCTGCGTTTCGAGATGATGGAAACCTCCTTCTTCATCGCCCGCCAGACCGTGATCTCGGCGCCGCAGCAAGGCATGGCGCCGTGGCGCGAACACCTGTTCGTGGCGATGTCGCGCAATGCCCGCGCCGCGGCCGACTATTACCAGATCCCGCCGAACCGCGTGATCGAGCTGGGCACCCAGGTGGAGATCTGA
- a CDS encoding GNAT family N-acetyltransferase, with translation MKDDTIQIDKATAADAPRLFEVWEASVRATHDFLSEEAIATLVPLVRELLGTFAPLYCLRDAAGAPYAFIGVADGNIEMLFVHPERRGGGAGRALAAFAIGTLGATRVDVNEQNGQAAGFYARMGFRQVGRSARDPFGHPYPILHLELA, from the coding sequence ATGAAAGATGACACTATACAAATCGACAAGGCCACCGCCGCCGATGCCCCTCGCCTGTTCGAGGTATGGGAAGCCTCGGTGCGGGCCACCCACGACTTCCTGTCCGAGGAAGCCATCGCCACGCTGGTGCCACTGGTGCGCGAACTGCTCGGCACGTTTGCGCCACTGTACTGCCTGCGCGACGCTGCCGGCGCGCCCTATGCGTTCATCGGCGTGGCCGACGGCAACATCGAGATGCTGTTCGTGCACCCGGAACGGCGTGGCGGCGGCGCCGGCCGCGCGCTGGCGGCATTCGCGATCGGCACCCTGGGCGCCACCAGAGTGGACGTGAACGAGCAGAATGGCCAGGCCGCCGGCTTTTACGCGCGGATGGGCTTTCGCCAGGTCGGCCGCTCGGCGCGCGATCCCTTCGGCCACCCGTATCCGATCCTGCACCTGGAACTGGCATGA
- the rarD gene encoding EamA family transporter RarD, producing MTQAAHKEDSYRGVLNATTAFLLWGLFPLYFHAIGEVPPLEILAHRMVWSLLFLCIVLSVRRQWKWLPAVLKQPRTVATFAASALLLSANWFIYIWAVNNGHVIDASLGYFITPLFNVLLGLFVLKERLRGGQWLAIGVAATGVAWLTWQAGALPWIALALAATFGTYGLLRKTAALAALEGLSFETLLLFPLAGGYVVWLTVHGANTFVNTPSDWTRALLVAAGPITAIPLLLFAAGARKIPLSVLGMLQYIGPTIQMILGLLVFHERFSTARLAGFIVIWSALALYIAEGFWTSRRTAA from the coding sequence ATGACGCAGGCAGCGCACAAGGAGGACAGCTACCGCGGCGTGCTGAACGCCACCACCGCATTCCTGCTGTGGGGGCTGTTCCCGCTGTATTTCCATGCGATCGGCGAAGTGCCACCGCTGGAAATCCTGGCGCACCGCATGGTCTGGTCGCTGCTGTTCCTGTGCATCGTGCTGAGCGTGCGCCGCCAGTGGAAATGGCTGCCGGCGGTGCTGAAACAGCCGAGGACCGTGGCCACCTTCGCCGCCAGCGCGCTGCTGCTGTCGGCCAACTGGTTCATCTACATCTGGGCCGTCAACAACGGCCATGTGATCGACGCCAGCCTGGGCTACTTCATCACGCCGCTGTTCAATGTGCTGCTTGGCCTGTTCGTGCTGAAGGAGCGGCTGCGCGGCGGCCAGTGGCTGGCGATCGGCGTGGCCGCCACCGGCGTGGCCTGGCTCACCTGGCAGGCCGGCGCCCTGCCATGGATCGCGCTGGCGCTGGCCGCCACGTTCGGCACCTATGGCCTGCTGCGCAAGACGGCCGCGCTGGCGGCGCTGGAAGGCCTGTCGTTCGAAACACTGCTGCTGTTCCCGCTGGCCGGCGGCTATGTCGTCTGGCTGACGGTCCATGGCGCCAACACCTTCGTCAACACGCCCAGCGACTGGACGCGCGCGCTGCTGGTGGCCGCCGGCCCGATCACCGCGATCCCGCTGCTGCTGTTCGCCGCCGGCGCGCGCAAGATCCCGCTGTCGGTGCTCGGCATGCTGCAATACATCGGGCCGACGATCCAGATGATCCTCGGGCTGCTGGTCTTCCACGAAAGGTTCTCGACAGCGCGGCTGGCCGGCTTCATCGTGATCTGGAGCGCGCTGGCGCTGTATATCGCGGAAGGGTTCTGGACCAGCCGGCGGACAGCGGCCTGA
- the ettA gene encoding energy-dependent translational throttle protein EttA: protein MANYVYTMNRVGKIVPPKRQILKDISLSFFPGAKIGVLGLNGSGKSTLLKIMAGIDTDIQGEARPMPGLSIGYLPQEPQLDPEKTVRQEVESGLGEAFEAQAKLDAVYAAYAEEDADFDALAAEQQRLESILAAADGGNLNLQLEMAADALRLPPWDAKIGVLSGGEKRRVALCKLLLSKPDMLLLDEPTNHLDAESVEWLEQFLLRFPGTVVGITHDRYFLDNAAEWILELDRGHGIPWKGNYSSWLDQKQARLQQEESTESARQKALKTELEWSRQNPKARQAKSKARLARFNELSEYEYQKRNETQEIFIPVAERLGNDVIEFKNVSKAFGDRLLIDNLSFIVPPGAIVGIIGPNGAGKSTLFKMIAGIDTPDSGEVVIGKTAKVSLVDQNRDELANNKTVFEDVSGGADMLSVGRFEMPSRAYLGRFNFKGGDQQKIVGNLSGGERGRLHLAKTLLKGGNVLLLDEPSNDLDVETLRALEDALLEFAGSVMVISHDRWFLDRIATHILAFEGNSQVTFFDGNYQEYEADKKKRLGEEGAKPKRIRYKPLTN, encoded by the coding sequence ATGGCAAATTACGTCTATACCATGAACCGCGTGGGCAAAATCGTCCCGCCCAAGCGCCAGATCCTGAAAGACATTTCGCTCTCGTTCTTCCCGGGTGCGAAGATCGGCGTGCTGGGCCTGAACGGCTCCGGTAAGTCGACCTTGCTGAAAATCATGGCCGGCATCGATACCGACATCCAGGGCGAAGCGCGCCCGATGCCGGGCCTGTCGATCGGCTACCTGCCGCAGGAACCGCAGCTCGATCCTGAAAAGACCGTGCGCCAGGAAGTGGAATCGGGCCTGGGCGAAGCGTTCGAGGCGCAAGCGAAGCTGGACGCCGTGTACGCCGCGTATGCCGAGGAAGATGCCGACTTCGACGCGCTGGCCGCCGAGCAGCAGCGCCTGGAATCGATCCTGGCCGCCGCCGATGGCGGCAACCTGAACCTGCAGCTGGAAATGGCCGCCGACGCGCTGCGCCTGCCGCCATGGGATGCGAAAATCGGCGTGCTGTCCGGCGGTGAAAAACGCCGCGTGGCGCTGTGCAAGCTGCTGCTGTCCAAGCCGGACATGCTGCTGCTCGACGAACCGACCAACCACCTGGATGCCGAATCCGTCGAATGGCTCGAGCAATTCCTGCTGCGCTTCCCGGGCACCGTGGTCGGCATCACCCACGATCGCTACTTCCTCGACAACGCCGCCGAATGGATCCTTGAACTGGACCGCGGCCACGGCATCCCGTGGAAAGGCAACTACAGCTCGTGGCTGGACCAGAAACAGGCCCGCCTGCAGCAGGAAGAATCCACCGAATCGGCACGCCAGAAGGCGCTGAAGACGGAACTGGAATGGTCGCGCCAGAACCCGAAGGCGCGCCAGGCCAAGTCGAAGGCCCGCCTGGCCCGCTTCAACGAGCTGTCCGAATACGAATACCAGAAGCGCAACGAGACGCAGGAGATCTTCATTCCCGTGGCCGAGCGCCTCGGGAACGATGTCATCGAATTCAAGAACGTGTCCAAGGCGTTCGGCGACCGCCTGCTGATCGACAACCTGTCGTTCATCGTGCCGCCGGGCGCGATCGTCGGCATCATCGGCCCGAACGGTGCCGGTAAATCGACGCTGTTCAAGATGATCGCCGGCATTGACACGCCGGACAGCGGCGAAGTCGTCATCGGCAAGACCGCGAAAGTCTCGCTGGTCGACCAGAACCGCGACGAACTGGCCAACAACAAGACCGTGTTCGAAGACGTGTCCGGCGGTGCCGACATGCTGAGCGTGGGCCGTTTCGAGATGCCGTCGCGCGCCTACCTGGGCCGCTTCAACTTCAAGGGTGGCGACCAGCAGAAGATCGTCGGCAACCTGTCCGGTGGCGAACGCGGCCGCCTGCACCTGGCCAAGACGCTGCTCAAGGGCGGCAACGTGCTGCTGCTGGATGAACCGTCGAACGACCTGGACGTGGAAACCCTGCGCGCGCTGGAAGATGCGCTGCTGGAATTCGCCGGCTCCGTGATGGTGATTTCCCACGATCGCTGGTTCCTGGACCGCATCGCCACGCACATCCTGGCATTCGAAGGCAATTCGCAGGTCACGTTCTTCGACGGCAACTACCAGGAATACGAAGCGGACAAGAAGAAGCGCCTCGGCGAAGAAGGCGCCAAGCCGAAGCGTATCCGCTACAAGCCACTCACGAACTGA
- a CDS encoding outer membrane beta-barrel protein — MKNTLLALVASAAAFGAVSAHAADGSPYVGIGGVVSEHRYNNMAGDTTGADNAKHEYGGKFFAGYQINPMFAVEAGYTDFGKSDYSYAVNGARGRGEADSKSYYLAGKASYPVAEKVNVFGKLGVAHNKNDVTVSGLAGNYRGESSRNAAYAALGAEYAVTEKVGLSLEYEHYGKNEVDIGRSKGAVSLNARYSF; from the coding sequence ATGAAAAACACCCTTCTTGCCCTTGTCGCTTCCGCTGCCGCCTTCGGCGCCGTGTCCGCCCATGCCGCCGATGGTTCGCCCTACGTGGGTATCGGTGGCGTCGTGTCCGAACACCGGTATAACAACATGGCCGGCGATACCACCGGCGCCGACAACGCCAAGCACGAGTACGGCGGCAAGTTCTTTGCCGGCTACCAGATCAATCCGATGTTCGCCGTGGAAGCCGGCTATACCGACTTCGGCAAGTCCGATTACAGCTATGCGGTCAACGGTGCCCGCGGCCGTGGCGAAGCGGATTCGAAATCGTATTACCTGGCGGGCAAGGCCAGCTACCCGGTGGCTGAAAAGGTCAACGTGTTCGGCAAGCTCGGCGTCGCGCACAACAAGAATGACGTGACCGTTTCCGGCCTGGCCGGCAACTACCGTGGCGAGTCGAGCCGCAATGCGGCGTACGCCGCGCTGGGCGCGGAATACGCGGTGACGGAAAAGGTCGGTCTGTCGCTGGAATACGAGCACTACGGCAAGAACGAAGTGGACATCGGCCGCAGCAAGGGTGCCGTGTCGCTGAACGCGCGCTACAGCTTCTAA
- a CDS encoding alpha-ketoglutarate-dependent dioxygenase AlkB family protein, with translation MDLFPADATLQPIPIEDGELAFLPQLPLTLPNAEVLRRLLDDIAWREETIYLFGKPRKQPRLSAWYGEASYTYSGRTFHPLPFTPLLQDIRRAAEAATGKRFNSVLLNCYRNERDSMGFHSDDEPELGPEPAIASITFGATRTFILKHKKQPATVKLDLTDGSLLLMAGTLQQHWRHGINKESKPRGLRINLTFRLIR, from the coding sequence ATGGACCTGTTCCCCGCCGATGCCACCCTGCAGCCGATCCCGATCGAGGATGGCGAACTGGCGTTCCTGCCACAGCTTCCCCTGACCTTGCCGAACGCCGAGGTATTGCGCCGCCTGCTCGATGACATCGCCTGGCGCGAAGAAACCATCTACCTGTTCGGCAAGCCCCGTAAACAGCCGCGCCTGTCGGCTTGGTATGGCGAGGCCAGTTACACCTACTCCGGCCGCACCTTCCACCCGCTGCCATTCACGCCGCTGCTGCAGGACATCCGGCGCGCCGCCGAAGCGGCCACCGGAAAACGGTTCAACAGCGTGCTGCTGAACTGCTACCGCAACGAACGCGACAGCATGGGCTTCCATAGCGATGACGAACCGGAACTCGGCCCCGAACCGGCGATCGCCTCCATCACGTTCGGCGCCACGCGCACCTTCATCCTGAAGCACAAGAAGCAGCCGGCCACGGTGAAACTGGACCTGACCGACGGCAGCCTGTTGCTGATGGCGGGCACGCTGCAACAGCACTGGCGCCACGGAATCAACAAGGAAAGCAAGCCGCGCGGCTTGCGCATCAACCTGACGTTCCGCCTGATTCGGTAG
- a CDS encoding molybdopterin-dependent oxidoreductase yields MEKRSFLAALAATGAAPALAAPKTAQRGPALLTVTGAIPKANRGKFDPVADQMMFKQKLSFEKAWAFDYGALAALPSLTIRPTLEYDGKVHTLSGPLLADVLKAAGVAVTDGTRITLRAVDGYAASVTGAQARKQRFIVATHLDGAPMALGGLGPLWAVYDADRVPEMAARPLAERFGACPWALYHIDVA; encoded by the coding sequence ATGGAGAAACGTAGCTTCCTGGCCGCGCTGGCGGCCACCGGCGCGGCGCCGGCGCTGGCTGCACCGAAGACCGCGCAGCGCGGCCCGGCACTATTGACGGTCACGGGCGCGATCCCGAAAGCCAATCGCGGCAAGTTCGATCCGGTGGCGGACCAGATGATGTTCAAGCAGAAGCTGTCGTTCGAGAAGGCGTGGGCCTTCGACTACGGGGCGCTGGCCGCGCTGCCGTCGCTGACGATCCGGCCCACGCTGGAATACGATGGCAAGGTGCACACGCTGTCCGGCCCGCTGCTGGCCGACGTGCTGAAGGCCGCAGGCGTCGCCGTGACCGACGGCACCCGCATTACGCTGCGGGCCGTCGACGGCTACGCGGCATCCGTGACCGGCGCCCAGGCGCGCAAGCAGCGCTTCATCGTGGCGACGCACCTGGATGGCGCACCGATGGCGCTCGGCGGACTGGGCCCCCTGTGGGCGGTCTACGATGCGGACCGCGTGCCCGAGATGGCGGCGCGCCCCTTGGCCGAGCGCTTCGGCGCCTGCCCCTGGGCCCTGTACCACATCGATGTGGCTTGA
- a CDS encoding Rossmann-like and DUF2520 domain-containing protein translates to MRTLAIVGAGHVGRTLGRLWQAAGVFDIAGVLARSPASAQRGVDFIGAGVPVAQPADLPAADIYLLAVTDDQIVPACAALAATRPLQGAIVFHCSGALASGTLEAARQGGALLASVHPVRSFADPAAVVAAFAGTFCGTEGDAAALAVLVPALEAIGARPVAIDPAAKTVYHAAAVFASNYLVTVLDAALRAYQAAGIPADVARELAQPLAQESLSNVFRMGAAEALSGPIARGDYATVQRQQAAVSAWDADTGTLYGALVPPTAALAARKHR, encoded by the coding sequence ATGCGCACGCTGGCCATCGTCGGCGCCGGGCACGTTGGCCGCACGCTGGGGCGCCTGTGGCAGGCGGCCGGCGTGTTCGACATCGCCGGCGTGCTGGCCCGTTCGCCCGCCTCCGCGCAGCGCGGCGTGGACTTCATCGGTGCCGGTGTTCCCGTCGCGCAGCCTGCCGACCTGCCTGCGGCCGACATCTACCTGCTGGCCGTGACGGATGACCAGATCGTGCCCGCCTGTGCGGCACTTGCGGCCACGCGGCCGCTGCAGGGCGCCATCGTGTTCCACTGCAGTGGCGCGCTGGCTTCCGGCACGCTCGAGGCGGCGCGGCAGGGCGGCGCGCTGCTCGCCAGCGTGCACCCGGTGCGCAGTTTCGCCGACCCGGCTGCCGTGGTGGCCGCGTTTGCCGGCACGTTCTGCGGCACGGAGGGCGATGCCGCGGCACTGGCCGTGCTGGTGCCGGCGCTGGAAGCGATCGGCGCGCGGCCCGTGGCGATCGATCCGGCGGCCAAGACCGTCTACCATGCCGCGGCGGTCTTCGCGAGCAATTACCTGGTCACCGTGCTCGATGCCGCGCTGCGTGCCTACCAGGCGGCTGGCATCCCCGCGGACGTGGCGCGCGAGCTGGCGCAGCCGCTGGCGCAGGAATCGCTGTCGAATGTCTTCCGGATGGGCGCGGCCGAGGCACTGTCCGGCCCCATCGCGCGGGGCGATTACGCGACCGTGCAGCGGCAGCAGGCCGCCGTGTCGGCGTGGGACGCCGATACCGGCACCCTGTATGGCGCACTGGTGCCGCCGACTGCCGCGTTGGCTGCTCGCAAGCATCGATAA
- a CDS encoding DUF924 family protein, giving the protein MLVTSQDVLDFWFLPIGVKGHNTQRPEWFRKDDAFDRQVFAEFGDAVEDALAGGLRQWDDEGTQGALARILVLDQFTRNIYRGTPKAFAGDTLALEAALAIDNSGANQTLPPVQRAFSYMPFEHAENLSMQDRSVILFDKLAASATGFESMLDFAKRHRDVIRKFGRFPHRNAILGRTSTPEEVEFLQTPGSGF; this is encoded by the coding sequence ATGCTCGTCACATCGCAAGACGTACTGGATTTCTGGTTCCTGCCGATCGGCGTGAAGGGCCATAACACGCAGCGGCCGGAATGGTTCCGCAAGGATGATGCGTTCGATCGCCAGGTGTTCGCCGAGTTTGGCGATGCCGTGGAAGATGCGCTGGCGGGCGGCCTGCGGCAGTGGGACGACGAAGGCACCCAGGGTGCGCTGGCGCGCATCCTCGTGCTGGACCAGTTCACGCGCAATATCTACCGCGGCACGCCGAAGGCGTTCGCCGGCGATACGCTGGCGCTGGAAGCGGCGCTGGCGATCGACAACTCGGGCGCCAACCAGACGTTGCCCCCAGTGCAGCGCGCGTTTTCGTACATGCCGTTCGAACATGCCGAGAACCTGTCGATGCAGGACCGCTCGGTGATCCTGTTCGACAAGCTCGCGGCATCGGCCACGGGCTTCGAAAGCATGCTCGATTTCGCGAAACGCCATCGCGACGTGATCCGCAAGTTCGGCCGCTTCCCGCACCGCAACGCGATCCTGGGCCGCACGTCGACGCCGGAAGAAGTGGAATTCCTGCAAACGCCGGGATCGGGATTCTGA
- a CDS encoding MgtC/SapB family protein, whose amino-acid sequence MTRDLLGAYWTSAELVTNGVIFLNLLGALLLGMLVGYERSYHGRAAGMRTYGLVCMASAALTVIGGYPEHWFGGQMTALVGTDPTRVIQGIVTGIGFLGAGVIMREGFNISGLTTAASIWASSVIGILVGVGFYAAAMGLSLLSAVVMIYLSKIEAWLPSRHAIAITLRFKPGYEPQEERLRAMANERGYEIAGGSLMIALQGGRMEWRFVALAHSKRSGAPLGKLAEEMAHYEGVEGFQITHARN is encoded by the coding sequence ATGACGCGCGACCTGCTGGGGGCCTACTGGACGTCCGCCGAACTGGTGACGAACGGCGTCATCTTCCTCAACCTGCTGGGCGCGCTGCTGCTCGGCATGCTGGTCGGCTACGAGCGCTCGTACCATGGCCGCGCCGCCGGCATGCGCACCTATGGACTGGTGTGCATGGCATCGGCCGCGCTGACGGTGATCGGCGGCTATCCCGAGCACTGGTTCGGCGGCCAGATGACCGCGCTGGTGGGCACCGATCCCACCCGCGTGATCCAGGGCATCGTCACCGGCATCGGCTTCCTGGGCGCCGGCGTCATCATGCGCGAGGGATTCAACATCAGCGGGCTGACCACGGCGGCATCGATCTGGGCATCGTCGGTGATCGGCATCCTGGTCGGCGTGGGCTTCTATGCGGCGGCGATGGGGCTGTCGCTGCTGTCGGCCGTGGTGATGATCTACCTGTCGAAGATCGAAGCGTGGTTGCCGTCGCGGCACGCGATCGCGATCACGCTGCGCTTCAAGCCGGGCTACGAACCGCAGGAAGAACGGCTGCGCGCGATGGCGAACGAGCGCGGCTACGAGATCGCCGGCGGTTCGCTGATGATCGCGCTGCAAGGGGGGCGGATGGAGTGGCGCTTCGTTGCGCTGGCCCACAGCAAGCGCAGCGGCGCCCCGCTTGGCAAGCTGGCGGAGGAGATGGCGCACTACGAAGGCGTGGAAGGGTTCCAGATCACGCATGCCCGCAACTGA
- a CDS encoding aminopeptidase P family protein → MSTIAASTIADSTIADRLAALRQAMRHHGVDAVVVPSSDPHLSEYLPPRWKGREWLSGFTGSVGTFIATQDVAGVWTDGRYWTQAESELAGTGIALMKISSGASTEYVNWLAATMAAGQVVAVDGAVLGLAIARLLQAALDAKGVTLRTDADLLDEVWRDRPGLPHDPVYEHAAPYAVTPRTEKLAALHAAMREQGADRHLVSTLDDIAYLFNLRGSDVNFNPVFVAHALVGLDHATLFVDDGKVKPSLAAKLTADGITVAPYARATAALAELPPGTVLLLDPRRITHGTRQAVPGHVKVVEAINPSTFAKSRKTEAEAAHVRATMEQDGAALCEFFAWLEDALARRHEAPLDEVDIDRHITAARARRPGFVSPSFGTIAGFRANGAIMHYRAIEGQCAVIEGDGLLLIDSGGQYIGGTTDIARVVPVGDITAEHRRDFTLVLKGMMALSATRFPRGTKAPLLDAIARAPIWSAGIDFGHGTGHGVGFFLNVHEGPHAITPSMMPEPHTAMEPGMITSIEPGIYRPGKWGIRIENLVLNRADGTTEFGEFLRFETLTLCPIDTRCIDRALLRDDEIAWLNDYHATVRERLAPLVSGAALAWLNERTKAL, encoded by the coding sequence ATGTCCACCATCGCTGCTTCCACCATCGCTGATTCCACCATCGCCGACCGCCTGGCCGCGCTGCGCCAGGCCATGCGACACCACGGCGTCGATGCCGTCGTGGTGCCGTCGTCCGATCCGCACCTGTCCGAGTACCTGCCGCCGCGCTGGAAAGGGCGCGAATGGCTGTCCGGCTTCACGGGATCGGTCGGCACCTTCATCGCCACGCAGGATGTCGCCGGCGTGTGGACCGATGGCCGCTACTGGACGCAGGCTGAAAGCGAACTGGCCGGCACCGGCATCGCGCTGATGAAGATCTCGTCCGGCGCCAGCACGGAATACGTGAACTGGCTGGCGGCCACCATGGCCGCCGGGCAGGTCGTCGCGGTCGACGGCGCCGTGCTGGGCCTGGCCATCGCCCGGCTCCTGCAGGCGGCGCTCGATGCGAAGGGCGTCACGCTGCGCACCGATGCGGACTTGCTCGACGAGGTGTGGCGCGACCGGCCCGGCTTGCCGCACGATCCCGTGTACGAGCACGCAGCGCCGTATGCCGTCACGCCGCGCACGGAAAAACTGGCCGCGCTGCACGCGGCGATGCGCGAGCAGGGCGCCGACCGCCACCTGGTTTCCACGCTGGACGACATCGCCTACCTGTTCAACCTGCGCGGATCGGACGTGAACTTCAACCCTGTCTTCGTCGCGCATGCGCTGGTGGGGCTGGACCACGCCACGCTGTTCGTGGACGACGGCAAGGTCAAGCCATCGCTGGCGGCGAAGCTGACGGCCGACGGCATCACCGTCGCGCCGTATGCGCGCGCCACCGCCGCGCTGGCCGAACTGCCGCCAGGTACCGTGCTGCTGCTCGACCCGCGCCGCATCACGCACGGCACGCGGCAGGCGGTGCCCGGTCACGTGAAAGTGGTGGAAGCGATCAACCCCAGCACGTTCGCCAAGTCGCGCAAGACCGAGGCGGAAGCCGCGCACGTGCGCGCCACGATGGAGCAGGATGGCGCGGCGCTGTGCGAATTCTTCGCCTGGCTGGAGGATGCGCTGGCACGCCGCCACGAAGCGCCGCTGGATGAAGTGGACATCGACCGCCACATCACGGCTGCCCGGGCGCGCCGGCCGGGCTTCGTCAGCCCCAGTTTCGGCACCATCGCCGGGTTCCGGGCCAATGGCGCGATCATGCATTACCGCGCCATCGAAGGGCAATGCGCCGTCATCGAGGGCGATGGCCTGCTGCTGATCGATTCCGGCGGCCAGTACATCGGCGGCACCACCGACATCGCGCGCGTGGTGCCGGTGGGCGACATCACGGCCGAACACCGGCGCGACTTCACGCTGGTGCTGAAGGGGATGATGGCATTGTCCGCCACCCGTTTCCCGCGCGGCACGAAGGCGCCGCTGCTCGATGCCATCGCGCGTGCGCCGATCTGGTCGGCCGGCATCGACTTCGGCCACGGCACCGGCCACGGCGTGGGGTTCTTCCTCAACGTGCACGAAGGACCGCATGCCATCACGCCTTCGATGATGCCGGAGCCGCATACGGCGATGGAACCGGGCATGATCACGTCGATCGAACCGGGCATCTACCGGCCCGGCAAATGGGGCATCCGCATTGAAAACCTGGTGCTGAACCGGGCCGACGGCACCACCGAGTTCGGCGAGTTCCTGCGCTTTGAAACGCTGACGCTGTGCCCGATCGACACGCGCTGCATCGACCGCGCACTGCTGCGCGACGACGAAATCGCGTGGCTGAACGATTACCATGCCACCGTGCGCGAGCGCCTGGCACCGCTGGTGAGCGGTGCCGCCCTCGCATGGCTCAATGAAAGGACCAAGGCACTATGA